TCAAGTTTACCAACGTTTCCAAGCCCTCCACTGCTTTCAAATATCTACATCCATGAACATCCAACTTCCTCAATGAACTCAGCTTTCCTAAATAAGGAATACGACACAATTCCCAACACTCCCTCAACAACAATGCCCTTAAGTTTACCAAATCTGAAATGGAATTGGGAAGCTCTCTGATCCCACATTCACTCAGGTTTAGAACCTTCAACCCCTCCAATCGCTTGAAGAAAGAGTTAGGGATCAGTACATTCCCCCATAAGCTACCATTTAATAGCAAAGTCGCCAGTTTAGGACAGTTTGGTGACAAGTTCGATGGAATAACCCTAATgtaattctccatgaaagaaaCTTTCTCTACACCATCCATCCAGCATTCCTCACTCAGAAGCCTTGTCAAACCCTTGCCCGCTTTAACCATGGAAGTCGCACTCATGACATGTAAAGCCATATCtctgatcaaatcatgcatcttgaCCATACCCCGATCATTTTCCAACAAGCAAACATTTTCGAGTTTGTTCAGTATGGTAAGACCTCTATCATAACATTTCTCCCTCTTATCCAATCCACCAATCAATCcttcatcaataaaaaattctatCAGCTCAAACTTATGAATTAGTCGGTCGGTCTTCTGGATAAAGTGCACAGCATAAGAAACATTGTTGGACTTCATGATTACTCAGGCGACTGTaacttaattttaaatttgctaaGACCTTCTTTTCCATATCCATTTGCCCCATGTTAGATTTTTTCAATCTCTCTAAGATATCCCTCCATTCAAACAGATCACTTACTCCTCTCATGGTTCTTGCCATCGTGACGATTCCTAGTGGTAGACCAGCACATTCTTCTACAATTAGCTTCATAACAGCTTCAATTTCCAAACTAAGAGCTTCAGGTCCAAGTTCCTTCAAAAATAGGCTTTGTGCCTCATTAGGAGACAAAGGTTCGATTTTTATCTTCTCCTGACAATGCATCTGGGGGCATACTTCGAAGGACCGAGTTGTTAACACCAACTTAAGTCCATCAGCTTCAACAGGGATACCCACCTCATCAAGATCAAAATGTTCCCATACATCGTCAAGGATAAGTACAGACTTCCCTCTTTTACTTAATTGATGAAACAACATTGCCGCTCGTTTCATTGTATCCTCTTCTTTTAGACCACCTAATTTTAGCGCCTTCCAAATGTCACCTTGCAACTTATGTATGCTGAGATCTTGTGACACAGCAATCCATAATACattaatatgatttgttttttttaggaGCCTATTATGTATGTGCACCATAATGGTTGTTTTCCCGACACCCCCCATACCATAAATACCTAATCGTGATATGTGATCCTCTGTTAGGCACCACAAGATCTTCTTAGTATTTGTCTCAAATGCCTTACCTGCCTGCAACTTTCGTTCTAATAATATATTGACTTTGGCATCTCCCACCTCAAACAGTCCTTTTGGAAATTTGCTTTTTATGATAAGGTCTTCTGCTTCTTTCATCAACATATCCACCTGTTGTTGTGGTGGCAAATTTTCTGCGCTCACTGGTTCAAGACTTTGGAAATTTTCCTCAGCTTTTCCACGTTCGTCAACCAATTCACAACTTCTATTCTCCGCTTCTTCAGAGATAGAGATGCAGCAAATTCTAACTCATTCTTTATGTCAGCTTCTCTATTGTAGAGTCGTTCTACCTTTCTTTTCAAATCTCCATTATTTTCAAAGTTGCCAGTGTTTGGATGACTCGTGATTGGCATGCCTGTATAAATAGCTAATTGTGAATCAAGAATTCTATGTGTTAGATCCTAATATAAACATTCATCCTTCTCCCTAATTAAGTAACATCAGAATACATAAGGATCAATTTAGATGAATAAACATGTACCTTGCGATGATGATGGACTACTCACATCTGTGTCCATTGGAGCTTGTGGGATACATGTAATCAAGAACTGGTTATTctgtgatgatgatgaggagacACTTGGGTGATGCTCGGTGTTCATTGTCTCAAGATTAAGAGGTTGATCTGGAAGACTTTGACATGGAGGGTGCCTGGAAGCTGGTTGCAAAAGTAAAGCAGATTAATTCATTATTAATAATCCTGATCAATCAACCattgaattttcaaaacaagCCACGAGCCTAAGTAGAGTCAAAATCTAGACTTAATCCCACAAAACATCTACACTGAAACTGACATTTACATCTGTTTGATATTCTCATATAAcagtcatcattaaaaaatgagAGGAAGTACACATATGAAACATTCAAGGATATGCCTGTAATTAGGAAAACGCAGGAGATGTTAAATAAGGAGACAATTagtagaaaagagaagagaaggatcACTTCAAGGCATACCTTGTAATGACAATGGGCCTTCTGTGTTAGTTCCGCCCCTTGGAACTTGGCAATCTACGTCCAGTTTCTCAAAAGAGTGAGGACCAGTGGAAGGCTGTGATGCACGTGGCGGAGATATGTCCATTAAAGCTTGTAAGGGAAAGGAACTAGTCTCAttttcacattcttcatcaccTAGCAGAAGTGGCTGTTGACTAAAATGTTCAACAGCATTGGTTACACTTGTGGCATTGGACAGCAGAACTACTTCGGCAATAGGGATTTGATTGCAGTCTTGCAAACAATTTGAAGTGCCTACTTGAAGGGATTGATCATTTTGTGATGACGATGGACCCGTTCGATTCTGCAGGTCACTTATTTGCATTTCCTCAACATAACAAGGTGGAATGGAATGCTGTGGCTGATAGGGCATATCAAGAGGATAAGATGCCCACTCTGCTGAATATATTTGCAGACATGAAGCACTTTCACCTCTCCATTGCTCATCAAAGCCAGAATGTATTTGATTGGGATGCTGGGGAGTGCCAATTGTACTTGTGTCACTGAGACGGGGACAAGGCACAGGAACACCAGGTCTAGTTGGCTGATGCAACCCATTTGTCACGCTGTTATTAAGGGATCGATGACTTTGCAATGGTGATGGCCCTCTACTATTCTGTTGTTCATACCTTCGCTCAAGATCAATTAACTGATCAAAAAGCTCTGGTAGTTGACTCGGATCAAGAAAGATCGAAGCCGCTGGATCAGTTGAAGGTTGCTGGAGCGAtgaagtttttttgtttccatgtTCATCATTCAAGCGTTGAATTGGCCCATTGGGTTGCGGCGGCATTTCTGTATCACCCGCAAGCATGTCAGCGAGACACAAGGACTCTTGATACTGACAATCTACTGAAGCCGCACCAGCAACACTTCCATTCTGCCAAGGGCAAGATGGTTGCTCTGGGACGTTTTGATTCAAGTTCTGCATGTCATGGGGACTTGAAGCATGGTCACTACCAAGGACTACAATTTGGCCCATACCATCATTTCTTCGTCCCATTAACTCAATAGATGCGCCCCCACTGTTGGTTGCATCCGCCACACTTTTACCTTTCATTTCATTGCTTTCAAAGCTCGGGATCTCacatgatcatcaactctctcGCATGGTTTAATACCGTAGCCCAGAACCCCGCGAGGTGTGCCCTGATCCTTGTAGCACTTCCACCAGAATCCTTGCCACAAAACTTACACTTCCACTTTTTCGCCACAGCCTCCACATGCCTCCGAAATGGATCAACCTCTCTCGGCATCTCTTATTCTGAGCTACAAACGAGGAGACAACTTTGAACTAACTAGAAAAGAATGAAGTCAGACAAGATCTACATGTATAAAAAAGAAACCATACTAAACCCTTTCCCAATCACCCAGTAAACatccaacccaaaaaaaaaaatcacccgGTACGAAGAACCACATGAGGATCCCTCAGAGTGAGTAAATAGCAGATATAGAAAAGAACcgacaaaattggaaattttaaaGTAGCAAACacagatgaaaaggaaagaccAAAGCTGCTCTGGCAATCTGAAACTCGGAAAGGGATTAGCATCAGGAATTCAAGAAGGTTATGAGTTTAAGTTTTCAGGAGTTAGGGATTCGTCAGGCTTTGGGGGTACTCGGAAAAGATCAAGACTCAAGAGTCGGGCATTTTATGAAATGGAAAAACAGAGTCAACAGCAGTCAGCCGGACGAAATTTCTTACACACAGTGAGGAAAGAACTTTTTGCATTATCGGACCGGACAGCACGAAAGATTACACGTGGTAAGTGACACTgggaaatcattaaaaaaaattaatatcacaaaaattttcaaattaatgcacatatgataaatttgttcaaagttaattttttaaactccaaactagtactgaccaaataaaaaaaaactccaaactggtaataaatttaccctccattaattttcattaaattttattaccAAATTGCTTCGCTTAGATAACACATGATAATTGACGATTATATCGGTTTGGTaaagtgtaccaatttataatttttaatggaaaataacggaaggtaaatttgtatagtcaaaaaattaattttggataaatttattataaatgtaatAGTTCAAGATTTTTAatagtcaaaaattaatttttgctaaatttacactaatatactaatttaggatttttttatattaataaaaaaatgaaaaccaatcTCGTAAATGCAAATCTTATTAGAATCTTAGATATAGTTTGCTTAATCATCTTGTCGTATCAAATCCTCCAACCTTTTTCATCATGCAATCCTCCAACATATCCGGTGGGCATCTTCATTCCAAAAACAAGTTTTAGATGGACTAAGAGCCATTTCCCCCAAGTATCTTTGAATGAATGGGCGTAAGAGTGTTTGGAAACtcattttttgtgtatattttgcaaagcaactttaaggtgaaaagaaaaaggaaaaaaagaaaagaaaaaaaaaaaagggaggaggagatgcagctGCGTGGAGAGGGGAAAATTGTGGGGGAGGCAACTCGACAGTGGTGCTGATGGTGGTGGGAAGGCGGCTAGTGGTGGTGGGGGGAGGTGACTTGCCTGAGGTCGGCAACCTCAGGCGACACCCTGGGTCACGCAACCCAAGCAACGCCTAAGGTTGCccgacctcaggcgaggcttCTTGGAGGCAGATCTAGCCGCTCGCCGGCTGAGCTTTGTGGTGGAGCAGCAAGtccaaattcaagaaagaagacgatgaacaatgTTTTTAAGGGCAAAAGGGGAAAATGATTATTAGTAAAGGCAATATTGGAAAGAAAGCATTcaaaatgctagcatttggcaAATGGAGCCCCAAAAATCTAAACCAAACGCTTAATATTTTTCCCACCGGGCTTTTGAGGCTCAAAACTCATTGGGAATGCTAAACCAAATGGAGCTAAGCCTCATTACAAGCCCAAAACTTCCACTAGTGTCCCACAAACACAACAGAACAAACAATTAGGCCCAATACAAAGATAATGTCCATAAAGCCCAGAGAACAACAACAATCACCCAAGCTTACAAAACAAGTACAATCTAAAATATCTAGTGGACGCTTTGGCTGCATTTGGTAACACTCCCGAGAACAtatatttctgttcttttattctcgAGAgcgaaatataataaaaatgcatttgataagtttttgttctcggaacaaatttattcccaagtaacaaatttggaacagaaacgaaaattaaaaaaaaatgtttttttatttctagaaacaaCTCCGAAAACAAATTTCGACGTTCGCCAATATACTGTTCACGTTTGCTCTCTAGGTGGGTGATTTTGCACTGTTCCTGCGTTTCTAGTGTGGAGCTAATTCCCAAAGCTTTGACCGGTGGTTGAGGCTGATTTTTGAGGAAAGAATTGTCTGACAACCCTCTACAAACCCTCAAGAGTGTTCGCCCGGTACGTACTCTCTCGTGCTGCAATGCTCTTGTTAGGCTAGGGTTTTGCGGGTCTTCTGTGGGTTTCTGCTTGTCGCGGATTCTTTGATGTGATGGTTGGCAAAGTCGTGTTGGCCCACAACATTAGGGTTAGTCCTAGTGGTCGAAGCCCTTCCCCTCCCATCCAAGCCCATCCACCTTTAGCTGGTGGGGAAAAGGCAGACTTGCAAGGAGCAAGTCCGTCTCCGTCTCTCTCGAAGGAAGACCAGTGGGGGGCCCTTAAGCCCCCGCATGCCCCTGTTGGGCCTCGAGGTCGAAGCCGAGCTAGGTCGAGCTCCAAATGCCCTCAACCAAGAGATTAGCAAAGAAAAGACTCGAAAACCCCTCTCGCCAGTTCCTGGGCTAGTGTTGTGAAAGTGGCAGCAAAGGGTTATGACCTGGAGTACATTCCCCCATCCTTTGTGAATAATAAGCCTATTGTTGAATTGTCTGCTGATATTTGGAAGCTATGGATCCTAAGTGGCATGAATGCcttgtggggtattttattgGGAGGTAGCTACCTTTCAAACTAACTGAAACAGCCCTCAAGAATGCTTGGGGTCTGAAACTAGTGGAAGTGATGGCGGATGACCGGGGGTTCTATTTTTTCCATGTTCCCAATGGTGATTTCCGCAGGAAGGTCTTGGAAGGAGGGCCACTTATGGTTGCAAGAGTACCCTTAATCTTGCAACAATGGAAACCTATGCTAGAACTCAAGAAAGATAGTTACTCTGTTATCCTAGTGTGGATTAGGCTGAGGAATTTTCCCTTTGCTTTCTGGTCTTCGTAGGGGATTAGTGTTGTTGCTAGTGCAGTGGGCAAACCGCTTTACGTCGACTTACATACCGAACAAATGAAGATGCTCACTTTTGCCAGAGTATGTGTAGAAATCTCAGCTAAGCAACTAAAGTGTGAGGCTTTTGAAGTTGTCCTTAATGGTGACTCTTGCACAGTGGTTGTGGAGTATGAGTGGAGGCCAATTGCTTGCCCAAGCTATGGCACCTTCGGCCACAAGTGTGCAACGCCTCCCGCCCAATCAATAGCTGAAGTAGTTGCCCAGCAGGTTCCGATTGGTGATTCCCTTGCTCCTCAGGACCCTCCCTTGGCCCCTGCTCAAGTTGCGGTTGAAGCTCCTGGATTTGTGGATGCTGAGCGGAGTCAGGTTGTGCTTGAAGCTTCTACGGGTGTTGAATGTAATCAAATTGTTGGTAGAAGGAAAAAGCAACCCCTGCTTCCCAAGGAGGGGTCATCCTCTGTCCCGGCAGTCTCTTACGAAGCTGGCTAGATCCTTAAATTGAAGGACGCCTCTCCAAGGGGTGGAAAGAAGGCCACTTCCTCCCGAGCAATCCAATTTCAACAGGAGGAGCAGGCGCCATTGGAAGACCTCTCCACTACTCCCACTATTGCATCCAGAGTCAAGCCAGCAGGTGCTACTGCTTATTCAACTCCGTCCTCGTATATGGATGAGTCGGATGACTCTGTTAGCCAGGCCAGTAGCTCGAAAGAGGATTTGTTGGACTTCCCCGGCCCTCCCGATCCAAAAGCCAGTTCTACAAGTAGGATTGTTGAGCCCAAGCAGGAAATGATCTAGACTCCCTGCCCAGTTTCACTTCCTATTGATCCGCTAAGGCCGGCGTATTCTCGACAGCGGTCGAGCAATAGGAGGTAGGCCTGtccttcatatatatacttataTATGTAGCAtatgttttttggtttttggaacATTAGGGGCCTTGTTGACCCCATTAGGCAGGCGGAGGTTCCTAACTTAGTCTCTTTGAATCAGTTGTGTTTGGTCGGCTTATTAGAAACGAAAGTTCCACAGTCTCGCTTCACCTCCCTGTT
The window above is part of the Eucalyptus grandis isolate ANBG69807.140 chromosome 6, ASM1654582v1, whole genome shotgun sequence genome. Proteins encoded here:
- the LOC104429213 gene encoding uncharacterized protein LOC104429213 isoform X1, giving the protein MKGKSVADATNSGGASIELMGRRNDGMGQIVVLGSDHASSPHDMQNLNQNVPEQPSCPWQNGSVAGAASVDCQYQESLCLADMLAGDTEMPPQPNGPIQRLNDEHGNKKTSSLQQPSTDPAASIFLDPSQLPELFDQLIDLERRYEQQNSRGPSPLQSHRSLNNSVTNGLHQPTRPGVPVPCPRLSDTSTIGTPQHPNQIHSGFDEQWRGESASCLQIYSAEWASYPLDMPYQPQHSIPPCYVEEMQISDLQNRTGPSSSQNDQSLQVGTSNCLQDCNQIPIAEVVLLSNATSVTNAVEHFSQQPLLLGDEECENETSSFPLQALMDISPPRASQPSTGPHSFEKLDVDCQVPRGGTNTEGPLSLQASRHPPCQSLPDQPLNLETMNTEHHPSVSSSSSQNNQFLITCIPQAPMDTDVSSPSSSQAIYTGMPITSHPNTGNFENNGDLKRKVERLYNREADIKNELEFAASLSLKKRRIEVVNWLTNVEKLRKISKVLNQ
- the LOC104429213 gene encoding uncharacterized protein LOC104429213 isoform X2, translated to MKGKSVADATNSGGASIELMGRRNDGMGQIVVLGSDHASSPHDMQNLNQNVPEQPSCPWQNGSVAGAASVDCQYQESLCLADMLAGDTEMPPQPNGPIQRLNDEHGNKKTSSLQQPSTDPAASIFLDPSQLPELFDQLIDLERRYEQQNSRGPSPLQSHRSLNNSVTNGLHQPTRPGVPVPCPRLSDTSTIGTPQHPNQIHSGFDEQWRGESASCLQIYSAEWASYPLDMPYQPQHSIPPCYVEEMQISDLQNRTGPSSSQNDQSLQVGTSNCLQDCNQIPIAEVVLLSNATSVTNAVEHFSQQPLLLGDEECENETSSFPLQALMDISPPRASQPSTGPHSFEKLDVDCQVPRGGTNTEGPLSLQASRHPPCQSLPDQPLNLETMNTEHHPSVSSSSSQNNQFLITCIPQAPMDTDVSSPSSSQGMPITSHPNTGNFENNGDLKRKVERLYNREADIKNELEFAASLSLKKRRIEVVNWLTNVEKLRKISKVLNQ